Proteins encoded by one window of Kribbella flavida DSM 17836:
- a CDS encoding VOC family protein — protein sequence MSFDSIPAGYTTITPWMISHDTNALMDYLTRAFDAEDCGRVVDDQGVIGHAEMRIGNAMVMMFDSRPDWPVTPAFLRLYVEDAAATHRQAVAAGGTSVTEVTELFWGDQVGRVRDPFGNLYWIQSRVAELTEAEMAERMTDPKYVAAMQYVQSADFTPSWNQAPGAR from the coding sequence ATGAGCTTCGACTCGATCCCGGCCGGCTACACCACCATCACGCCCTGGATGATCTCGCACGACACGAACGCGTTGATGGACTACCTGACCAGGGCGTTCGACGCCGAGGACTGCGGCCGGGTGGTCGACGACCAGGGCGTGATCGGGCACGCGGAGATGCGGATCGGCAACGCGATGGTGATGATGTTCGACTCCCGGCCGGACTGGCCGGTGACGCCGGCGTTCCTGCGGCTGTACGTCGAGGACGCGGCGGCGACCCACCGGCAGGCGGTCGCCGCCGGCGGGACGTCGGTGACCGAGGTGACCGAGCTGTTCTGGGGCGACCAGGTCGGCCGGGTCCGCGACCCGTTCGGCAATCTGTACTGGATCCAGTCCCGGGTCGCCGAGCTGACCGAGGCCGAGATGGCCGAGCGGATGACCGACCCGAAGTACGTCGCGGCGATGCAGTACGTGCAGAGCGCCGACTTCACACCCAGCTGGAACCAAGCGCCGGGAGCACGCTGA
- a CDS encoding GNAT family N-acetyltransferase → MADESSYTIAALSPATWSAFDALVQRHNGIFGGCWCIWFHPDGPERGQGAEANRALKKAYVEQAHAALVMDGDEAVAWAEYGTPAELPTLHHRKQYDATKTADPDYRITCVFVDKRHRRRGVTELAITGALDLIAQAGGGRVESYPHDLTNQTKKMSSSFLYNGTRRLYERLGFSYDRPKGLKNCVMVKTVDPA, encoded by the coding sequence ATGGCTGACGAGTCGTCGTACACCATTGCCGCGCTCAGCCCCGCGACCTGGTCGGCCTTCGATGCGCTGGTGCAGCGGCACAACGGCATCTTCGGGGGCTGCTGGTGCATCTGGTTCCACCCCGACGGGCCCGAGCGCGGCCAGGGCGCGGAGGCCAACCGAGCTCTGAAGAAGGCCTACGTCGAGCAGGCGCACGCCGCACTGGTGATGGACGGCGACGAGGCTGTCGCGTGGGCCGAGTACGGCACTCCGGCCGAGTTGCCCACTCTTCACCACCGCAAGCAGTACGACGCCACCAAGACCGCGGATCCCGACTACCGCATCACCTGCGTCTTCGTGGACAAGCGGCACCGGCGACGGGGCGTGACCGAGCTGGCGATCACCGGTGCGCTCGACCTGATCGCGCAGGCCGGCGGCGGGCGGGTCGAGAGCTATCCGCACGACCTGACCAACCAGACCAAGAAGATGTCGTCGTCGTTCCTCTACAACGGCACCCGTCGGCTCTACGAGCGGCTCGGTTTCAGCTACGACCGACCCAAGGGACTGAAGAACTGCGTCATGGTGAAAACGGTCGATCCGGCATGA
- a CDS encoding class I SAM-dependent methyltransferase, which yields MTDYDVLAEVYEWLIAEAKLPPAEFAASFDDVLSLLPSNAHVLDCSCGTGQLAVGLAGRGLQVVATDASEAMVRRTAELSAEFGASVRAVRANWEELPDHFEDDTFDMVFCVGNSLHHAMGATGRGAALESMSRLLSPGGRLVLTSRTWELVRARGSRLDISDRLVRRNGRDAVVVYRWEIAPQWEEEHHIEIAIAQVDATGSVLVRSELLSCWPYRYEELEVELHRVGLRTEVSTFDLEAENYMVVASKV from the coding sequence GTGACGGACTATGACGTGCTTGCCGAGGTGTACGAATGGCTCATCGCAGAGGCAAAGTTGCCTCCAGCCGAGTTCGCCGCGTCGTTCGATGACGTCCTCAGTCTCCTGCCGTCGAACGCTCACGTGCTCGACTGTTCGTGCGGAACCGGACAGTTGGCGGTTGGCCTCGCCGGTCGTGGCCTGCAGGTTGTCGCAACTGACGCCAGCGAAGCGATGGTTCGCCGGACTGCAGAGTTGTCTGCGGAGTTCGGGGCATCCGTCCGGGCTGTGCGGGCGAACTGGGAAGAGTTGCCCGACCATTTCGAGGACGACACGTTCGACATGGTGTTCTGTGTCGGCAATTCGCTTCACCATGCCATGGGCGCGACCGGCAGGGGTGCTGCTCTGGAGTCGATGTCACGCCTTCTGAGCCCTGGCGGGCGCTTGGTACTCACCTCCCGCACCTGGGAACTCGTGAGGGCCAGAGGTTCCCGGCTCGACATCAGTGACCGACTCGTCCGCCGGAACGGTCGCGATGCCGTCGTGGTCTACCGCTGGGAGATTGCGCCGCAGTGGGAGGAGGAGCACCACATCGAGATTGCGATCGCGCAAGTTGATGCGACCGGGTCGGTTCTTGTCCGCTCGGAACTGCTGTCCTGCTGGCCCTACCGGTACGAGGAACTCGAAGTCGAGCTGCACCGGGTCGGACTCCGGACTGAAGTGAGCACGTTCGATCTGGAGGCCGAGAACTACATGGTGGTCGCGAGCAAGGTATAA
- a CDS encoding tyrosine-type recombinase/integrase has protein sequence MRVLDAQAAFFAARRPRKDSPHTTAAYRRDLAGITALLTDDPDSLQVEDLTAPALRAAFGAFADGHAKSSVLRAWSTWNQFLTFCVSDGLLAGNPMGAVARPKTPPLSPKPLRGEDTPERLLQAAADGVRRGRDPWPERDVLVIALGLVAGLRSAEMRMLTADSLAGRPGEMRLHVHGKGSRDRSIPVEPIMERIIAAYLDSCARRFPRKRFGRSAKLLLDREGSPIGRGGLEYLVKSCYRWAGLHDRVPVGANLHALRHTFATRLAEDGATASEIMALLGHASLATSQNYIEATGREQRAATASNRTYRTLDKVLDE, from the coding sequence ATGAGAGTGCTCGACGCGCAGGCCGCGTTCTTCGCCGCCCGGCGGCCGCGGAAGGACTCCCCGCACACCACCGCCGCCTACCGCCGCGACCTCGCCGGCATCACCGCGCTGCTGACCGACGACCCCGACAGCCTCCAGGTCGAGGACCTGACCGCGCCGGCGCTGCGCGCGGCGTTCGGTGCGTTCGCGGACGGCCACGCGAAGAGTTCGGTGCTGCGGGCCTGGTCGACGTGGAACCAGTTCCTCACCTTCTGCGTGTCCGACGGTCTGCTCGCCGGCAACCCGATGGGCGCGGTGGCACGGCCGAAGACCCCTCCCCTGTCCCCCAAGCCGCTGCGTGGTGAGGACACCCCGGAGCGCCTGTTGCAGGCCGCCGCCGACGGCGTACGCCGGGGGCGCGATCCGTGGCCGGAGCGGGACGTGCTGGTGATTGCGCTCGGGCTGGTCGCCGGGCTGCGCTCGGCCGAGATGCGCATGCTGACGGCCGACTCACTCGCCGGGCGTCCCGGTGAGATGCGCCTGCACGTGCACGGCAAAGGCAGCCGGGACCGGTCGATCCCGGTCGAGCCGATCATGGAGCGGATCATCGCGGCGTACCTCGACTCGTGCGCCCGGCGCTTTCCGCGCAAGCGGTTCGGCCGCAGTGCGAAGCTGCTGCTGGACCGCGAGGGCAGCCCGATCGGCCGCGGCGGCCTGGAGTACCTGGTGAAGTCCTGCTATCGGTGGGCCGGCCTGCACGACCGCGTCCCGGTCGGTGCGAACTTGCACGCCCTGCGGCACACCTTCGCGACCCGGCTGGCCGAGGACGGCGCCACCGCGTCGGAGATCATGGCTCTACTCGGCCACGCCAGCCTGGCCACCAGCCAGAACTACATCGAAGCCACCGGCCGCGAGCAGCGCGCCGCTACCGCCAGCAACCGCACGTACCGGACCCTCGACAAGGTGCTCGACGAGTAG
- the pyrH gene encoding UMP kinase, with translation MTKRFVLKLSGQAIAGGDTFGFDSDRVTHLATEVLAARAAGAEIAVVIGGGNVFRGNRSEEWGIDRVEADNIGMLGTVINAVLLRSRLTTLGEYDVRLMTAIPINNLAEPYIRLRALRHLAKGSIVVLACGNGQPFTTTDYPAVQRAIELGAHGLLVAKNGADGIYDADPNKVPTARPFERLGYQEAIDRQLRVMDQSAFVLARDHRLPLHVFDIDPPRCGGRDLPQYAGRNGGQLSRCRLRAIVSRCGWIQSPPASYSIRTVTAAQTAW, from the coding sequence GTGACGAAACGTTTCGTGCTCAAGCTGTCGGGTCAGGCGATCGCCGGCGGCGACACCTTCGGCTTCGACAGCGACCGGGTGACCCATCTGGCCACCGAGGTGCTGGCCGCCCGGGCCGCCGGGGCGGAGATCGCGGTGGTGATCGGTGGCGGCAACGTGTTCCGTGGCAACCGGTCCGAGGAGTGGGGCATCGACCGGGTCGAGGCGGACAACATCGGCATGCTCGGCACGGTGATCAACGCGGTGCTGCTGCGGAGCCGGTTGACGACGCTCGGCGAGTACGACGTCCGGCTGATGACGGCGATCCCGATCAACAACCTGGCCGAGCCGTACATCCGGCTGCGGGCGCTGCGGCACCTGGCGAAGGGCTCGATCGTGGTGCTGGCCTGCGGCAACGGTCAGCCGTTCACCACCACGGACTACCCGGCCGTGCAGCGGGCGATCGAGCTCGGCGCGCACGGATTGCTGGTCGCGAAGAACGGCGCCGACGGCATCTACGACGCCGACCCGAACAAGGTGCCGACGGCGCGACCCTTCGAGCGGCTGGGCTACCAGGAGGCGATCGACCGGCAGCTGCGGGTGATGGACCAGTCGGCGTTCGTCCTGGCCCGCGACCACCGGCTCCCGCTGCACGTTTTCGACATCGACCCCCCCCGGTGCGGCGGCCGCGATCTGCCGCAGTACGCCGGTCGGAACGGTGGTCAGCTGAGTCGCTGCAGGCTGCGCGCGATCGTGTCGAGGTGCGGCTGGATCCAGTCCCCACCCGCCTCGTACTCGATCCGGACCGTCACCGCCGCCCAGACCGCCTGGTAG